A single region of the Plantactinospora soyae genome encodes:
- a CDS encoding bifunctional cytidylyltransferase/SDR family oxidoreductase codes for MAHDPATTPTGRPATAGWRPTRTVAVVLAGGTGTRVGLGIPKQLLKIAGKPILEHTIAVFEAAAEIDEIIVLMAPGHLDAARQIVDKAGFRKVSAVIEGGDSRNATTRLALDAIGPDDCNVLFHDAVRPLLSGRIVRECVNALWTHAAVDVAIPSADTIIQVDEDDCITDIPVRARLRRGQTPQAFRSGTIREAYRLAADDAGFSATDDCGVVLRYLPEVPIKVIEGSDENIKVTHPVDVHLADKLFQLAAAQAPRLVDERAYTEELSGRTVVVFGGSHGIGHRLAEVAREYGADVFPVSRSSTGTHVERADDVAAALRTAFEATGRIDHVVVTAGVLRMGALAEMDESTIEQMFQVNLMAPVTIARQALPYLRQTRGQLLLYTSSSYTRGRARYALYSATKAAVVNLTQALADEWSELGVRVNCVNPERTATPMRTRAFGDEPEHTLLAADTVARVSLDVLLSGLTGQVVDVRRSPGDPAGAPVEPNTGSADAIMDSAAPDDGNGTPGPIVRQRTTELLPPPRVGTP; via the coding sequence ATGGCGCATGACCCGGCGACGACGCCGACCGGCCGACCGGCCACCGCCGGATGGCGGCCCACCCGGACGGTCGCCGTGGTGCTGGCCGGCGGCACCGGAACCCGGGTCGGGCTGGGCATCCCGAAGCAACTGCTGAAGATCGCCGGAAAGCCGATCCTCGAACACACCATCGCGGTCTTCGAGGCCGCCGCCGAGATCGACGAGATCATCGTGCTGATGGCACCGGGCCACCTCGACGCGGCCCGGCAGATCGTCGACAAGGCGGGCTTCCGCAAGGTCAGCGCAGTCATCGAGGGCGGCGACAGCCGCAACGCGACCACCCGGCTGGCGCTCGACGCGATCGGGCCGGACGACTGCAACGTCCTGTTCCACGACGCGGTCCGGCCGCTGCTGAGCGGGCGGATCGTCCGGGAGTGCGTCAACGCCCTCTGGACGCACGCCGCCGTCGACGTCGCCATCCCGTCCGCCGACACGATCATCCAGGTGGACGAGGACGACTGCATCACCGACATCCCGGTCCGGGCCCGGCTGCGCCGGGGCCAGACGCCACAGGCGTTCCGGTCCGGCACCATCCGGGAGGCCTACCGGCTGGCCGCCGACGACGCCGGGTTCAGCGCCACCGACGACTGTGGAGTGGTGCTCCGCTACCTGCCCGAGGTGCCCATCAAGGTCATCGAGGGTTCGGACGAGAACATCAAGGTGACCCATCCGGTCGACGTACACCTGGCGGACAAGCTGTTCCAGCTCGCCGCGGCGCAGGCGCCCCGGCTGGTGGACGAGCGGGCGTACACCGAGGAGCTGAGCGGGCGGACCGTGGTCGTCTTCGGCGGCAGCCACGGCATCGGCCACCGGCTGGCCGAGGTCGCCCGGGAGTACGGCGCCGACGTGTTCCCGGTCAGCCGGTCGAGCACCGGCACCCACGTCGAGCGGGCCGACGACGTCGCTGCCGCGTTGCGGACCGCGTTCGAGGCGACCGGCCGGATCGACCACGTGGTGGTGACGGCCGGCGTACTCCGGATGGGAGCGCTCGCCGAGATGGACGAGTCGACCATCGAGCAGATGTTCCAGGTCAACCTGATGGCCCCGGTCACCATCGCCCGGCAGGCGTTGCCGTACCTGCGGCAGACCCGGGGCCAGCTGCTGCTCTACACCTCCAGCTCGTACACCCGGGGACGGGCCCGGTACGCCCTCTACTCCGCCACCAAGGCCGCCGTGGTGAACCTGACCCAGGCGCTCGCCGACGAGTGGTCCGAACTCGGCGTACGGGTGAACTGCGTCAACCCAGAGCGGACCGCGACGCCGATGCGTACCCGGGCGTTCGGGGACGAGCCGGAGCACACCCTGCTGGCGGCGGACACCGTCGCCCGGGTCTCCCTCGACGTCCTGCTCTCCGGGCTGACCGGTCAGGTGGTCGACGTCCGCCGCTCCCCCGGCGACCCGGCCGGCGCACCCGTCGAGCCGAACACCGGTTCGGCCGATGCGATCATGGACTCGGCCGCCCCGGACGACGGGAACGGGACACCCGGGCCGATCGTCCGACAGCGCACCACCGAACTGCTGCCGCCGCCCCGGGTGGGCACGCCGTAG
- a CDS encoding ABC transporter ATP-binding protein yields the protein MAEPIVSQTDLSATTTAVGGSRIPTVVVDDVHIIYRVHGAGAGGNGSPVAALKRIVTGGKSGAITEVHAVKGVTFTAYRGEAIGLIGSNGSGKSTLLRAIAGLLPASRGAVYTQGQPSLLGVNAALLNDLSGERNVALGCLAMGMTPAQVKQVTPDIITFSGINERGDFSSLPMRTYSSGMGARLRFSIAAAKKHDVLLIDEALATGDVRFRRRSEQRVRELRAEAGTVFLVSHGIGTIRDTCERSIWLESGLIRADGPTDEVVAEYEKFMNRT from the coding sequence GTGGCTGAGCCGATCGTTTCCCAGACCGACCTCTCGGCGACCACCACCGCCGTCGGCGGTTCCCGGATTCCCACCGTCGTGGTCGACGACGTGCACATCATCTACCGGGTGCACGGTGCCGGTGCCGGTGGCAACGGCAGCCCGGTCGCCGCCCTGAAGCGGATCGTGACCGGCGGCAAGAGCGGCGCGATCACCGAGGTGCACGCGGTCAAGGGCGTCACCTTCACCGCCTACCGGGGTGAGGCGATCGGCCTGATCGGCAGCAACGGCTCCGGTAAGTCCACGCTGCTGCGGGCGATCGCCGGACTGCTCCCGGCCAGCCGGGGTGCCGTCTACACCCAGGGACAGCCGTCGCTGCTCGGGGTGAACGCCGCCCTGCTCAACGATCTCTCCGGCGAGCGGAACGTCGCGCTGGGCTGCCTGGCGATGGGGATGACCCCGGCCCAGGTGAAGCAGGTCACGCCGGACATCATCACGTTCTCCGGGATCAACGAGCGCGGCGACTTCAGCTCGCTGCCGATGCGGACGTACTCCTCCGGCATGGGTGCCCGACTGCGGTTCTCGATCGCCGCGGCGAAGAAGCACGACGTACTGCTGATCGACGAGGCGCTCGCCACCGGTGACGTAAGGTTCCGGCGCCGCAGCGAGCAGCGGGTCCGCGAACTGCGCGCCGAGGCCGGAACGGTGTTCCTGGTCAGCCACGGCATCGGCACGATCCGGGACACCTGCGAGCGGTCGATCTGGCTGGAGTCCGGGCTGATCCGGGCGGACGGCCCCACCGACGAGGTCGTCGCCGAGTACGAGAAGTTCATGAACCGGACGTAA
- a CDS encoding ABC transporter permease produces MATTAVANPDAELTQAELAARYGLSVAGERPGLVTYIKQLWSYRHFISAYANAKLAASFSTARLGRVWQVLTPLTNAAVYYLIFGVVLNTSGEIDNFIAYLCTGLFVFTFTQSVVSGGVQAITGNLGLIRALHFPRAALPIAITLTQFQQLLASIVVLAGIVLVDGEPLTLEWLLLIPAMLLQSVFNAGVAMAMARLGSKVTDLKQVVPFVMRTWMYGSGVLYSVANFEKHLPETVAWLVQLNPLLVYIELMRHALMETAPVTASQTQSWLLGIGWALVAGVLGFIYFWRGEKEYGRG; encoded by the coding sequence ATGGCCACCACGGCGGTAGCAAACCCCGATGCAGAGCTGACCCAGGCAGAGCTGGCGGCCCGGTACGGCCTGTCGGTCGCCGGCGAGAGGCCCGGCCTCGTCACGTACATCAAGCAGCTCTGGTCCTATCGGCACTTCATCTCCGCCTACGCCAACGCCAAACTGGCGGCGTCGTTCAGCACCGCCCGCCTGGGTCGGGTCTGGCAGGTGCTGACCCCGCTCACCAACGCGGCGGTCTACTACCTGATCTTCGGCGTGGTGCTCAACACCAGCGGAGAGATCGACAACTTCATCGCCTATCTCTGCACCGGCCTGTTCGTCTTCACCTTCACCCAGTCCGTGGTGAGCGGCGGCGTCCAGGCGATCACCGGGAACCTCGGCCTGATCCGGGCGCTGCACTTCCCCCGGGCCGCCCTGCCGATCGCGATCACGCTGACCCAGTTCCAGCAGCTGCTCGCCTCGATCGTCGTACTGGCCGGCATCGTGCTGGTGGACGGCGAACCGCTGACCCTGGAATGGCTGCTGCTGATACCCGCGATGCTGCTCCAGTCGGTGTTCAACGCCGGAGTGGCGATGGCGATGGCCCGACTAGGATCCAAGGTCACCGACCTGAAGCAGGTCGTACCGTTCGTGATGCGTACCTGGATGTACGGCTCCGGCGTGCTCTACAGCGTGGCCAACTTCGAGAAGCACCTTCCGGAGACGGTCGCCTGGCTGGTGCAGCTCAACCCCCTGCTGGTGTACATCGAGCTGATGCGGCACGCACTGATGGAGACGGCGCCGGTGACCGCGTCGCAGACCCAGTCCTGGCTGCTCGGCATCGGCTGGGCGCTGGTGGCCGGCGTCCTCGGGTTCATCTACTTCTGGCGCGGTGAGAAGGAGTACGGCCGTGGCTGA
- a CDS encoding TetR/AcrR family transcriptional regulator, with amino-acid sequence MATDNRRAPAGAAVLRGEITAALRMAVMQELAAVGYGRLSIEAVARRAGVGKTAIYRRWNSKLEMVLEIVSRVAGQSLPLPDTGSLRGDLEVLLRIVARALKHRLASQIIPDLLAEAARNPEIAQTLQEALRANQRDIGILLLDRAVDRGELPAGTDPDAAVDLIVGPLYWRFAVARTPLPEDYLPRMAAAIAAGLGVRSVVAAAVEDAVTPGGSVGVALST; translated from the coding sequence GTGGCGACCGACAACCGGCGTGCTCCAGCGGGAGCGGCGGTACTCCGAGGGGAGATCACCGCTGCCCTGCGCATGGCCGTGATGCAGGAACTCGCCGCGGTCGGATACGGACGCCTCTCGATCGAGGCGGTCGCACGCCGGGCCGGCGTCGGCAAGACGGCGATCTATCGCCGGTGGAACTCGAAGCTGGAGATGGTGCTGGAGATCGTTTCCCGAGTCGCGGGGCAGAGCCTACCGCTGCCGGATACCGGAAGCCTACGGGGTGACCTCGAGGTGCTGCTGCGGATCGTGGCCCGGGCCCTGAAACACCGCCTGGCCTCGCAGATCATCCCGGATCTGCTCGCCGAGGCGGCCCGCAATCCGGAGATCGCCCAGACCCTGCAAGAGGCCCTGCGTGCGAATCAGCGGGACATCGGCATACTGTTGCTGGACCGTGCGGTCGATCGTGGTGAGCTTCCCGCGGGAACGGACCCGGACGCCGCGGTCGATCTGATCGTCGGTCCGCTCTACTGGCGGTTCGCCGTCGCCCGCACCCCACTCCCGGAGGACTACCTGCCGCGAATGGCCGCCGCGATCGCGGCCGGACTGGGCGTACGGAGCGTCGTCGCCGCAGCGGTGGAGGACGCCGTCACCCCCGGAGGGAGCGTGGGCGTCGCCCTGTCAACCTGA
- a CDS encoding DegT/DnrJ/EryC1/StrS family aminotransferase: protein MAGQNADLIPPAKPVIGEAEIEAAVRVLRSGMVVQGPEVAAFEEEFSELVAGRHCVAVNSGTSALQLALLGLGIGRGDEVIVPSFSFAASANAVRLVGAEPVFVDIEPGSFCVDPDAVAAAVTPRTVAIMPVHLYGHPAAMDRLMPIAERHNLAVVEDAAQAHGAALGGQPVGAFGAAGCFSFYPTKNMHALEGGMITTGDPQLARTLRLLRNQGMEQRYANEIVGANMRLTDVAAAIGRVQLQQLPDWTEQRRANAKFLDSRITGVITPPVADAARHVYHQYTVRITEDRDGAQQRLLEQGVGNAVYYPTPIHRLKPYLGEGGQPGPWDLPETERAAREVVSLPIHPALTPDQLERIANAANSLAGAR, encoded by the coding sequence ATGGCCGGGCAGAACGCAGACCTGATCCCGCCTGCCAAACCAGTCATCGGAGAAGCCGAGATCGAGGCCGCGGTGCGGGTGCTCCGCAGCGGCATGGTCGTGCAGGGCCCGGAGGTGGCGGCGTTCGAGGAGGAGTTCTCCGAGCTCGTCGCCGGCCGGCACTGTGTCGCGGTCAACTCGGGTACCTCCGCTCTCCAACTGGCTCTGCTGGGGCTGGGTATCGGCCGCGGCGACGAGGTCATCGTGCCGTCGTTCTCCTTCGCGGCCAGCGCGAACGCGGTCCGGCTGGTCGGCGCCGAGCCGGTCTTCGTCGACATCGAGCCCGGTAGCTTCTGCGTGGACCCGGACGCGGTCGCGGCGGCGGTCACCCCGCGCACCGTGGCGATCATGCCGGTGCACCTCTACGGCCACCCGGCCGCGATGGACCGGCTGATGCCGATCGCCGAGCGGCACAACCTGGCCGTCGTCGAGGACGCGGCCCAGGCGCACGGCGCGGCCCTGGGCGGCCAGCCGGTCGGTGCCTTCGGCGCCGCCGGTTGCTTCAGCTTCTACCCGACCAAGAACATGCACGCCCTGGAGGGCGGCATGATCACCACCGGCGACCCGCAGCTCGCCCGGACCCTGCGGCTGCTCCGCAACCAGGGCATGGAGCAGCGGTACGCGAACGAGATCGTCGGCGCGAACATGCGACTCACCGACGTGGCGGCGGCGATCGGCCGGGTGCAGCTCCAGCAGCTCCCCGACTGGACCGAGCAGCGGCGGGCGAACGCCAAGTTCCTCGACTCCCGGATCACCGGCGTGATCACCCCGCCGGTGGCCGACGCGGCACGGCACGTCTACCACCAGTACACCGTGCGGATCACCGAGGACCGGGACGGCGCCCAGCAGCGACTGCTGGAGCAGGGGGTGGGCAACGCGGTCTACTACCCGACCCCGATCCACCGGCTCAAGCCGTACCTGGGCGAGGGCGGGCAGCCCGGCCCCTGGGACCTGCCCGAGACCGAGCGGGCCGCCCGGGAGGTCGTCTCGCTGCCGATCCACCCCGCGCTGACCCCGGACCAGTTGGAGCGGATCGCCAACGCCGCGAACAGCCTGGCGGGTGCCAGGTGA
- a CDS encoding Gfo/Idh/MocA family protein has product MSGQARTLRAGLIGLGAMGRNHARVLSGLDGVDLVGVVDPAGDPTGALRVPVLPTVTELLALKLDYAVVACPTALHEEVGLELAANGVCALIEKPLAQSLDAATRLVEAFEAAGLVAGVGHIERYNPALQSLRTRLEAGELGEVFQVVTRRQGPFPHRIADVGVVMDLATHDIDLTSWVTGQEYRSVSARTVSRSGRLHEDMVAVVGQLADGTMVNHLVNWLSPLKERSTVITGDRGCFVADTLTADLTFYANGAIDTEWEALRAFRGVAEGDMVRYAIPKREPLLVEHERFRDAVEGKESDIVTLRQGLRTVEVSAAVLRSASDGSTVDVGPGSSERSAPAPRSGVDDVASR; this is encoded by the coding sequence GTGAGCGGCCAGGCGCGTACGTTGCGCGCGGGACTGATCGGCCTCGGTGCGATGGGACGCAACCACGCCCGGGTGCTGTCCGGCCTGGACGGCGTCGACCTGGTCGGCGTCGTGGACCCGGCCGGTGACCCCACCGGTGCGCTCCGGGTGCCGGTGCTGCCCACCGTCACCGAACTGCTCGCGCTCAAGCTCGACTACGCCGTGGTGGCCTGCCCGACGGCGCTGCACGAGGAGGTCGGCCTGGAGCTGGCCGCGAACGGCGTCTGCGCGCTGATCGAGAAGCCGCTCGCGCAGTCCCTCGACGCGGCGACCCGACTGGTCGAGGCGTTCGAGGCCGCCGGCCTGGTCGCCGGGGTCGGGCACATCGAGCGGTACAACCCCGCGTTGCAGAGCCTGCGGACCCGGCTGGAGGCGGGCGAGCTGGGCGAGGTGTTCCAGGTCGTCACCCGGCGGCAGGGCCCCTTCCCGCACCGGATCGCCGACGTGGGCGTGGTGATGGACCTGGCCACCCACGACATCGACCTGACCAGTTGGGTCACCGGCCAGGAGTACCGCTCGGTGTCGGCCCGCACCGTCTCCCGCAGCGGCCGGTTGCACGAGGACATGGTCGCGGTCGTCGGCCAGCTCGCCGACGGGACGATGGTCAACCACCTGGTCAACTGGCTCAGCCCGCTCAAGGAGCGGTCCACTGTGATCACCGGTGACCGGGGCTGCTTCGTCGCCGACACGCTCACCGCCGACCTCACCTTCTACGCCAACGGCGCCATCGACACCGAGTGGGAGGCGCTGCGCGCGTTCCGGGGCGTGGCCGAGGGCGACATGGTCCGGTACGCGATCCCGAAGCGTGAGCCGCTGCTGGTCGAGCACGAGCGGTTCCGGGACGCGGTGGAGGGCAAGGAGAGCGACATCGTGACGCTCCGCCAGGGCCTGCGTACGGTCGAGGTTTCCGCCGCCGTACTGCGGTCCGCCTCCGACGGCAGCACGGTCGACGTCGGTCCGGGCAGCTCGGAGCGGTCCGCGCCCGCCCCGCGGTCCGGGGTGGACGACGTCGCCTCGCGGTAG
- a CDS encoding glycosyltransferase family 4 protein translates to MAATPVKDVAIVTPWYPTRDMPFRGAFVQAMVGATAPGCDRVTVYHGDAWVAALSDRDDELVGRAHAELLGLATEQTPTVGGANLRYVPVPIPRGRWHAEIAHRHAATLKAALGGKPIDAPVVHAHVGLPGGWAAIRNARPDARIFVTEHATFLDQVLDTPEARQMYDEVLHQADGFFAVGEAVRAPLLAAFPHHADRITFIANPIDFDVSRPEPVTDLRRWLYVGGLIPRKGVDLLLEAFATCRAEDPTLTLTLVGAGELAGRLAERAAELGIAEAVTQTGAVAPDEALRLMREHDLLVHNSRFETFGVTVIEAAAAGMPVLVTRCGGPEETLAGVEESAGELIDVADTPDVIVAGYRRLRSRFPQQVDLALARRELAARYSYPAVARAHHRIWFADTPAGPSDPVSVPAQRS, encoded by the coding sequence GTGGCGGCAACTCCTGTGAAAGACGTGGCCATCGTCACGCCCTGGTACCCCACCCGGGATATGCCGTTCCGCGGCGCGTTCGTCCAGGCCATGGTCGGGGCGACCGCACCCGGTTGTGACCGGGTGACCGTCTACCACGGCGACGCGTGGGTGGCGGCACTGTCGGACCGCGACGACGAACTCGTCGGCCGGGCCCACGCGGAACTGCTCGGACTCGCCACGGAGCAGACCCCGACGGTGGGCGGCGCCAACCTGCGATACGTGCCGGTGCCGATCCCGCGTGGTCGCTGGCACGCCGAGATCGCCCACCGGCACGCCGCTACCCTCAAGGCGGCGCTCGGTGGGAAGCCGATCGACGCTCCGGTGGTGCACGCCCACGTCGGACTGCCGGGCGGATGGGCCGCGATCCGCAACGCCCGGCCCGACGCCAGGATCTTCGTCACCGAACACGCCACCTTCCTCGACCAGGTGCTGGACACCCCCGAGGCGCGGCAGATGTACGACGAGGTGCTGCACCAGGCCGACGGGTTCTTCGCCGTCGGTGAGGCGGTCCGCGCGCCCCTGCTGGCGGCGTTCCCGCACCACGCGGACCGGATCACCTTCATCGCGAACCCGATCGACTTCGACGTGTCCCGCCCGGAGCCGGTCACCGACCTGCGTCGCTGGCTGTACGTCGGTGGGCTCATCCCGCGTAAGGGCGTGGACCTGCTGCTGGAGGCCTTCGCCACCTGCCGGGCCGAGGATCCGACCCTGACCCTCACCCTGGTAGGGGCGGGCGAGCTGGCCGGCCGGCTGGCCGAGCGGGCCGCCGAACTCGGGATCGCCGAGGCGGTCACCCAGACCGGGGCGGTCGCGCCGGACGAGGCGCTGCGGCTGATGCGCGAGCACGATCTGCTGGTGCACAACAGCCGGTTCGAGACCTTCGGGGTGACCGTGATCGAGGCCGCCGCCGCCGGCATGCCGGTCCTGGTCACCAGGTGCGGCGGCCCGGAGGAGACGCTGGCCGGCGTCGAGGAGTCCGCGGGGGAGCTGATCGACGTCGCCGACACTCCGGACGTGATCGTCGCCGGGTACCGGCGACTGCGGTCGCGCTTCCCGCAGCAGGTCGACCTGGCGCTGGCGCGCCGCGAACTCGCGGCCCGGTACAGCTATCCCGCGGTCGCGCGGGCGCACCACCGCATCTGGTTCGCCGATACACCGGCGGGCCCGTCCGATCCGGTGTCGGTTCCCGCGCAACGGTCCTGA
- a CDS encoding glycosyltransferase: MRPRVLYLSFYFPPSRASGVYRARATANHLAAKGWDVTACAAPLDFLYGVIGSVDEELTATIDPRVSIERPSLNQFAWNKDLRQYGRFRGSMPLLAQKLYTLSQRKGFPENYASWGLNAVARGLKLHSRNRFDVVLATGNPFASFGAAWLFSRITGVPYVVDYRDSWTLDLFTDSPAFPDGHPAWQWEKRVLGGAATSVFVNEALRGWHAERYPKVADRMMVVPNGWDADLLTSAPGERLSDRTRPLSFDYLGTMTSKQPVEELTEAWTRARRHPDLADAELNIHGHLGFFRNAHHDLRQRLGLPPEEGDDPDGFEGKDLGIRYRGPVSKTEVARVYEESDVLVFLAGGGRYVTSGKIFEYMATGRPIVSVHAPGIAAKDVLDGYPLWFNADSLDVDAVAHTMVQAGKAARDLTPEQRAAARRHADGFTRDGLLAPLEERMRSLVKRPLSEPGSEI, from the coding sequence ATGCGCCCGCGCGTCCTGTACCTCTCCTTCTACTTCCCGCCCTCCCGGGCGAGTGGTGTCTACCGGGCCCGGGCCACCGCGAACCACCTCGCTGCCAAGGGCTGGGACGTCACCGCCTGCGCGGCACCGCTGGACTTCCTCTACGGCGTGATCGGATCCGTCGACGAGGAGCTGACCGCCACGATCGACCCGAGGGTCAGCATCGAACGCCCCTCGCTGAACCAGTTCGCCTGGAACAAGGACCTGCGGCAGTACGGCCGGTTCCGGGGCTCGATGCCGTTGCTGGCGCAGAAGCTCTACACCCTCAGCCAGCGCAAGGGCTTCCCCGAGAACTACGCCTCGTGGGGGCTGAACGCGGTCGCCCGGGGGCTCAAGCTGCACTCCCGGAACCGGTTCGACGTGGTGCTGGCCACCGGCAACCCGTTCGCGTCGTTCGGCGCGGCCTGGCTGTTCAGCCGGATCACCGGTGTGCCGTACGTGGTCGACTACCGCGACTCGTGGACGCTGGACCTGTTCACCGACAGCCCGGCCTTCCCCGACGGCCATCCGGCCTGGCAGTGGGAGAAGCGGGTGCTGGGCGGTGCCGCGACCTCGGTTTTCGTCAACGAGGCGCTGCGCGGCTGGCACGCCGAACGCTATCCCAAGGTGGCGGACCGGATGATGGTGGTGCCGAACGGCTGGGACGCCGACCTGCTCACCTCGGCGCCCGGCGAGCGGCTGTCGGACCGTACCCGGCCGTTGAGCTTCGACTACCTCGGCACGATGACCAGCAAGCAGCCGGTGGAGGAGCTGACCGAGGCGTGGACGCGGGCGCGCCGGCATCCGGACCTGGCCGACGCCGAACTGAACATCCACGGTCACCTCGGCTTCTTCCGCAACGCCCACCACGACCTCCGGCAGCGGCTGGGCCTGCCACCGGAGGAGGGGGACGACCCGGACGGCTTCGAGGGGAAGGACCTGGGTATCCGGTACCGGGGCCCGGTGTCGAAGACCGAGGTCGCCCGGGTCTACGAAGAGAGCGACGTGCTGGTGTTCCTCGCCGGCGGCGGGCGGTACGTCACCTCCGGCAAGATCTTCGAGTACATGGCGACCGGCCGGCCGATCGTCTCGGTGCACGCGCCCGGGATCGCCGCCAAGGACGTGCTGGACGGCTATCCACTGTGGTTCAACGCGGACAGCCTCGACGTCGACGCGGTGGCCCACACCATGGTCCAGGCCGGCAAGGCGGCCCGTGACCTCACCCCCGAGCAGCGGGCGGCGGCCCGGCGTCATGCCGACGGCTTCACCCGGGACGGGCTGCTCGCCCCCCTCGAAGAGCGGATGCGGTCGCTGGTCAAGCGACCGCTGTCGGAGCCCGGGTCGGAGATCTGA
- a CDS encoding glycosyltransferase family 2 protein — translation MTIDQVIHVPEQAGAEHDEVGEVELSVVMPCLNEAETLAVCIRKALTCMSELGVRGEVIVSDNGSTDGSQEIAIAEGARLIHCERRGYGAALRTGITAARGQYVIMADADDSYALHDLGPFLDRLRTGADLVMGNRFKGGIQRGAMPALHRFLGNPVLSFLGRTFFRVPIGDFHCGMRGFRRDRILDLSLRTSGMEFASEMVARAALAQLTIDEVPTTLAPDGRTRAPHLRTWRDGWRHLRFLLALSPRWMLLYPGLALLIGGILVLAWLLAGPQRVGGLAFDLHTMLAAATGVSIGVQAVALAVVVHAHATQSGLLPADNRMEMRIGNFAVRRGVSIGALVVLAGLGCFGYALWSWGAAGFDELQAVETMRLPILGVGLIVVGVQSVLLSIIVGLTHVDDL, via the coding sequence ATGACGATTGACCAGGTCATCCACGTACCCGAACAGGCCGGCGCCGAGCACGACGAGGTCGGCGAGGTCGAACTGTCCGTGGTCATGCCCTGCCTCAACGAGGCGGAGACCCTTGCCGTCTGCATTCGCAAGGCGTTGACCTGCATGTCCGAGCTCGGCGTCCGGGGCGAGGTCATCGTCTCCGACAACGGGTCGACCGACGGGTCCCAGGAGATCGCGATCGCCGAGGGCGCCCGCCTCATCCACTGCGAGCGACGCGGTTACGGCGCCGCGCTGCGAACCGGCATCACCGCCGCGCGCGGGCAGTACGTGATCATGGCGGATGCCGACGACAGCTACGCGCTGCACGACCTCGGCCCCTTCCTGGACCGGCTGCGCACCGGCGCGGACCTGGTGATGGGCAACCGGTTCAAGGGCGGCATCCAGCGCGGGGCCATGCCCGCCCTGCACCGCTTCCTGGGCAACCCGGTGCTGTCGTTCCTCGGTCGGACGTTCTTCCGGGTGCCGATCGGCGACTTCCACTGCGGGATGCGCGGATTCCGTCGGGACCGCATCCTCGACCTGTCGCTGCGGACCTCCGGCATGGAGTTCGCCAGCGAAATGGTCGCCCGGGCCGCCCTGGCCCAACTGACCATCGACGAGGTCCCCACCACCCTCGCCCCGGACGGCCGGACCCGGGCACCGCACCTGCGTACCTGGCGGGACGGCTGGCGGCACCTGCGGTTCCTGCTCGCGCTCAGCCCCCGCTGGATGCTGCTGTACCCGGGTCTCGCGCTGCTCATCGGCGGCATCCTGGTGCTGGCCTGGCTGCTCGCCGGTCCGCAGCGCGTCGGCGGGCTGGCGTTCGACCTGCACACGATGCTCGCGGCGGCCACCGGGGTGAGCATCGGAGTACAGGCGGTCGCCCTCGCCGTCGTGGTCCACGCCCATGCGACACAGTCCGGGCTGTTACCCGCCGACAACCGGATGGAGATGCGGATCGGCAACTTCGCGGTACGCCGGGGCGTCAGCATCGGCGCGCTGGTGGTCCTCGCCGGGCTCGGCTGTTTCGGGTACGCCCTCTGGAGCTGGGGCGCGGCCGGGTTCGACGAACTCCAGGCGGTCGAGACCATGCGACTGCCGATCCTGGGTGTCGGACTCATCGTGGTCGGGGTGCAGTCCGTGCTGTTGTCGATCATCGTCGGGCTGACCCACGTCGACGACCTGTGA